Proteins from a genomic interval of Afifella aestuarii:
- a CDS encoding site-2 protease family protein — protein sequence MPFAFRLKLPAGIEAWIYPSALVVAVVFSALVAYHHAHEPVALAVILLIGLVLSDLAHELAHLVAARGFGLACDRIVLSVDGAFVFLEEPKSRGSTIAIAFAGPAANLLIAGVAFAIWGLSPSAPVQHLPGFATPLPSSPTLASEAAFFLGLFNLALGLANLAPAVPTDGGVILWSALPRRVSERTARLIVSALGLVFAVVSTVVLIASVLAMVPLYLPPSFGDNFREFRRAWRMAPAEGGA from the coding sequence ATGCCGTTTGCGTTTCGGCTGAAGCTTCCTGCGGGCATCGAGGCGTGGATCTATCCCTCCGCCTTGGTCGTGGCGGTGGTTTTCAGCGCGCTCGTTGCCTATCACCATGCGCATGAGCCCGTCGCGCTCGCGGTCATCCTTCTGATCGGTCTCGTTCTGTCGGATCTCGCGCACGAGCTCGCGCATCTCGTGGCGGCGCGCGGCTTCGGGCTCGCCTGCGATCGGATCGTCCTGTCGGTCGATGGGGCCTTCGTCTTTCTCGAAGAGCCGAAGTCGCGGGGAAGCACGATCGCGATCGCCTTCGCGGGCCCGGCGGCGAACCTTCTGATTGCAGGCGTCGCGTTCGCGATCTGGGGCTTGAGCCCGTCTGCGCCGGTGCAGCATCTGCCGGGCTTCGCGACGCCGCTGCCGTCGTCCCCGACGCTTGCGAGCGAAGCCGCGTTCTTTCTCGGCCTCTTCAATCTGGCTTTAGGGCTCGCCAATCTCGCGCCGGCCGTTCCAACCGATGGCGGCGTCATTCTCTGGTCGGCTTTGCCACGACGGGTGTCGGAAAGGACTGCGCGCCTGATCGTGTCAGCCCTCGGGCTCGTCTTTGCCGTCGTCTCGACCGTGGTGCTGATCGCGAGCGTTCTTGCGATGGTGCCGCTTTATCTGCCGCCGTCCTTTGGCGACAATTTCCGCGAATTCCGCCGCGCCTGGCGGATGGCGCCGGCGGAAGGCGGCGCCTGA
- a CDS encoding transporter substrate-binding domain-containing protein, protein MSPRLMGIVRSSLALIVAALVLIASAAPGRAVELSETERQWVAEHPTVTVGVVADNEPYSFFRNGSMMGWTLDVLDRIEVESGLTFVPRMGTWPEIYGNFRAGRLEVVADISLTEARLPFIAFTDPYHQRRTVIFQNVDHPLAPPIDLEALAQKRIGVIKDIYYGGALRKAGIEPVEYDTYRDLMAALAFGWVDAVIAAEMTGNFFARENGFSNVEAVGPVPIAGVSLEDFRLGVLKAEAEHVGGEAGNASQRAAEGVAAEAARDRDREMLHEILAKAVAALPTEELAAITERWLSYRSGRVFSAGPLRLLPEEQQFVANAPPLKVGFISDYEPLSFLRDGRGQGFAVDLMHEISASTGLAMIPVYDSGANILQAFRDGDIDIMSNMSRTAEREDYTLFTREYHRIPNAVFVRSGFGPYRGLESLEGHSVGIAEEIYYADALKARVADVRTYATQEEILQALARGEVDAAILALSNGSAIIRRLGLINIDIGGEFLMPGVEREDLRFGVSPRYPYARSIIDRAMSAMSAARWNELETRWLGPTVAGMERQRPLLTSEERSYLDGKGVLKVCVDPLTPPYTSVDTDGDFTGVASEVMERLARQGGFSWQVVPVPIWGGGLKKAEDYECDVLPFVTDSAAADDRWTFTLPYLVLPMAVASSLNEPIVSTMNDLAGKRVGIAPGESPLRVLQERYPNVNLVEVGSEAEALTGVRQGELDAALGTLPSLGYLLASKRLYDVKVAGRIFEDWRASIATRADEPMLAAIFAKLVAGLDEQDVQTMLSRQMLVRIDQRVDYSRLLLLGGVALVTLVLVVYWNRKLRRLNAALERANQKLQDVSITDALTGLYNRRHFDARAADEFALCQRNGWLFSVAMIDVDHFKSVNDARGHLFGDQCLRHIARLAREIFGEDGDILGRYGGEEFIIFTLGGASEDFFDRLELLRRRVEGEPFSTGEETWRLTISLGGYAAIPAPEAQLSDFVREADARLYEAKARGRNRVVGETRAEKGADATAEGRGEMEGAE, encoded by the coding sequence ATGTCGCCTCGCCTTATGGGGATTGTTCGCAGCAGCCTCGCGTTGATCGTGGCGGCGCTCGTCCTCATCGCTTCGGCCGCGCCGGGCCGCGCCGTCGAATTGAGCGAGACCGAACGCCAATGGGTGGCCGAACATCCGACCGTCACCGTCGGTGTCGTCGCCGACAACGAGCCCTATTCGTTTTTCCGCAACGGCTCGATGATGGGCTGGACGCTCGATGTGCTCGACCGCATCGAGGTGGAAAGCGGCCTCACCTTCGTGCCGCGCATGGGCACATGGCCGGAGATTTACGGCAATTTCCGCGCCGGCCGGCTCGAGGTCGTTGCCGACATCTCCCTGACCGAGGCCCGCCTGCCTTTCATCGCCTTCACCGATCCCTATCACCAGCGCCGCACGGTGATCTTCCAGAACGTCGACCATCCGCTCGCGCCGCCGATCGATTTGGAGGCGCTGGCACAGAAGCGCATCGGCGTCATCAAGGACATTTATTACGGCGGCGCCCTGCGCAAGGCGGGCATCGAACCCGTCGAATACGACACCTACCGCGATCTAATGGCGGCGCTCGCCTTCGGCTGGGTCGATGCCGTGATCGCGGCGGAGATGACGGGCAATTTCTTCGCCCGCGAGAACGGCTTTTCCAATGTGGAAGCGGTCGGGCCGGTGCCGATCGCCGGCGTGTCGCTCGAAGATTTCCGCCTGGGCGTGCTGAAGGCGGAAGCCGAACATGTGGGGGGAGAGGCCGGCAACGCATCGCAGAGGGCCGCTGAGGGCGTGGCGGCCGAGGCCGCGCGCGACCGCGACCGGGAGATGCTGCACGAGATTTTGGCGAAGGCCGTCGCCGCGCTGCCGACGGAAGAGCTCGCCGCCATCACCGAGCGCTGGCTCAGCTATCGCAGCGGCCGGGTGTTTTCCGCAGGGCCCCTGCGGCTTCTGCCGGAGGAGCAGCAATTCGTCGCCAATGCGCCGCCTTTGAAGGTCGGCTTCATCAGCGATTACGAGCCTTTGAGTTTCTTGCGCGACGGCAGGGGGCAGGGGTTTGCGGTCGATCTGATGCATGAGATCTCCGCCTCCACGGGGCTCGCCATGATCCCCGTCTACGACAGCGGGGCGAACATTCTGCAGGCGTTTCGCGACGGCGACATCGACATCATGAGCAACATGTCGCGCACGGCCGAGCGCGAAGACTACACGCTCTTCACGCGCGAATATCACCGCATCCCGAACGCCGTCTTCGTGCGCTCCGGCTTCGGCCCCTATCGCGGTCTCGAATCGCTCGAGGGCCACAGCGTCGGCATCGCCGAAGAGATCTATTATGCCGACGCGCTGAAGGCGCGTGTCGCCGATGTGCGCACCTACGCGACGCAGGAAGAAATCCTGCAGGCGCTGGCGCGCGGCGAGGTGGATGCGGCGATCCTGGCGCTGTCGAACGGCAGCGCCATCATCCGGCGTCTCGGGCTCATCAACATCGATATCGGCGGCGAATTTCTGATGCCGGGCGTGGAGCGCGAGGATCTGCGCTTCGGCGTGTCGCCCCGCTATCCTTATGCGCGCAGCATCATCGACCGGGCGATGAGCGCCATGTCGGCTGCGCGGTGGAACGAGCTCGAAACGCGCTGGCTCGGGCCGACCGTCGCCGGGATGGAGCGCCAGCGCCCGCTTCTGACGAGCGAAGAGCGCAGCTATCTCGATGGCAAGGGCGTGTTGAAGGTCTGCGTCGATCCTCTGACGCCGCCCTACACCTCCGTCGACACGGATGGCGATTTCACCGGCGTCGCCTCCGAGGTGATGGAGCGGCTCGCCCGCCAGGGCGGCTTTTCCTGGCAGGTGGTGCCGGTGCCGATCTGGGGCGGCGGCCTCAAGAAGGCCGAAGATTACGAATGCGACGTCCTGCCCTTCGTCACCGACAGCGCGGCGGCCGACGACCGCTGGACGTTCACGCTGCCCTATCTCGTCTTGCCGATGGCGGTGGCAAGCTCGCTCAACGAGCCGATCGTCAGCACGATGAACGATCTGGCCGGCAAGCGCGTCGGCATCGCCCCCGGCGAAAGCCCGCTGCGCGTTCTGCAGGAGCGCTATCCGAACGTTAACCTGGTGGAGGTGGGGAGCGAGGCGGAGGCTTTGACGGGCGTGCGCCAGGGCGAGCTCGACGCCGCCCTCGGCACGCTGCCGAGCCTCGGCTATCTCTTGGCCTCCAAACGGCTTTACGACGTGAAGGTGGCCGGCCGCATTTTTGAGGATTGGCGCGCCTCGATCGCCACCCGCGCCGACGAGCCGATGCTGGCGGCGATTTTTGCAAAACTCGTCGCCGGCCTCGACGAGCAGGACGTGCAGACGATGCTGAGCCGGCAGATGCTGGTGCGCATCGACCAGCGCGTCGATTACAGCCGCCTTCTCCTTCTCGGCGGCGTGGCGCTCGTCACCCTCGTTCTCGTCGTCTACTGGAACCGCAAGCTGCGGCGCCTCAACGCCGCGCTCGAACGCGCCAACCAGAAGCTTCAGGACGTGTCGATCACCGATGCGCTGACGGGCCTCTACAACCGCCGCCATTTCGACGCGCGCGCCGCCGACGAATTCGCCCTGTGCCAGAGGAATGGCTGGCTGTTTTCGGTGGCGATGATCGATGTCGACCATTTCAAGAGCGTCAACGATGCGCGCGGGCACCTCTTCGGCGATCAATGCCTGCGCCACATCGCCCGCCTGGCCCGCGAGATTTTCGGCGAGGACGGCGACATTCTGGGCCGCTATGGCGGCGAGGAATTCATCATCTTCACGCTCGGCGGCGCGAGCGAGGATTTCTTCGACCGCCTGGAGCTTCTGCGCCGGCGCGTGGAAGGAGAGCCGTTTTCGACCGGCGAGGAGACCTGGCGCCTGACGATCAGTCTCGGCGGCTATGCGGCGATCCCCGCCCCGGAGGCTCAGCTCAGCGATTTCGTGCGCGAAGCCGATGCGCGGCTCTACGAGGCGAAAGCGCGCGGCCGCAACCGCGTGGTGGGCGAGACGCGGGCGGAAAAGGGCGCCGACGCGACGGCGGAAGGGCGTGGGGAGATGGAGGGGGCGGAGTAG
- a CDS encoding zinc-dependent alcohol dehydrogenase family protein has protein sequence MTEMQRWEIDAVGLDRLQLHERPMPTPGIGEILVRTEAVALNYRDKMVVETGRGLPLRFPFTPGSDLAGEVAALGEGACLFAVGDRVVSTPTPDWIDGLRPGTARTPAYQTLGGYYPGVLAEYVAMPEVWFAKAPKSLEPWQAATLPVAGLTAWSALAESVRVRAGDTVLIPSTGGVALFGLQIAKASGAEVIVCGQPNNEARVRALGADHFVDAGAKDWMEEVYRITSDRGADIVLEVIGGAHLGQSVELAAVGGHVCQIGALDGFEFSSAAMPLMLKNVTIHGIGTGSRGALERLVRAVDRAGIRPVVDARYPLAELPAAFAHLARGPFGKVVIDMR, from the coding sequence ATGACGGAAATGCAGCGCTGGGAAATCGATGCGGTCGGGCTTGATCGACTGCAACTGCACGAACGTCCGATGCCGACGCCCGGCATTGGCGAGATACTCGTGCGGACGGAAGCCGTCGCATTGAACTACCGCGACAAGATGGTGGTCGAAACCGGGCGCGGCCTGCCGCTCCGCTTCCCCTTCACACCGGGATCGGATCTCGCCGGCGAAGTCGCAGCTCTCGGCGAGGGAGCCTGTCTGTTCGCTGTCGGGGACCGGGTCGTCTCGACACCGACGCCGGACTGGATCGACGGCCTTCGTCCCGGCACGGCCCGCACTCCCGCCTACCAGACGCTTGGTGGATATTATCCGGGCGTGCTCGCCGAATATGTCGCAATGCCGGAAGTCTGGTTTGCGAAGGCACCCAAAAGCCTCGAACCATGGCAAGCGGCGACGCTGCCGGTAGCCGGGCTGACGGCGTGGTCGGCGCTCGCGGAAAGCGTAAGGGTGCGCGCAGGGGACACTGTGCTGATCCCCAGCACCGGCGGTGTCGCACTGTTTGGTCTGCAGATCGCCAAGGCAAGCGGCGCGGAGGTCATCGTCTGCGGCCAGCCCAACAATGAAGCGCGAGTGCGCGCTCTGGGCGCGGATCACTTCGTGGATGCCGGTGCGAAAGACTGGATGGAGGAGGTCTACCGGATCACCAGCGATCGCGGCGCCGATATCGTCCTGGAGGTGATCGGCGGGGCGCATCTCGGCCAATCGGTCGAGCTTGCCGCCGTGGGCGGCCATGTCTGTCAGATCGGCGCTCTTGATGGCTTCGAGTTCAGCTCCGCCGCAATGCCCCTGATGCTGAAGAACGTCACCATTCACGGCATTGGAACAGGCAGTCGCGGCGCGCTGGAGCGCCTCGTGCGGGCGGTGGACCGCGCCGGCATCCGCCCGGTGGTGGACGCGCGCTATCCGCTCGCCGAATTGCCCGCCGCTTTCGCGCATCTCGCTCGCGGTCCCTTCGGCAAGGTGGTCATCGACATGAGGTAG
- a CDS encoding DUF2252 domain-containing protein: MAEAKKKQSTDKPASDKADTKTQSADIKPARKAGGQRDAFRDLAQRIASGEHIVPPVLLTGQARREHVRSTLREDHAQRIEQRNHGARTKFDALAKDFFKFFRGTALLFYRDLVGQDSNMPSVMALGDVHPENFGIMPDENGAPIFGVNDFDETIYAPFTFDIKRGAVGFWIAAREEGGLTRKKRRKVVKKFVKGYLKAMEAYAEHATEKNDDYRMDNSPKVIRRLFKEAWEDRHDWLWDDYLKGSGRGFKASDELQPISKEVAKFQKAVDDLAKSNGIDAPDRAGELKVKDVCVRHGQGTASLGLPRYYVLIEGPSKNATDDIIIEFKRARRSALDGLAPPSEFDAGAKADRIAHGQAVQLAHGDIFYGAVEIDGESFMSRERAPFRDDIDLDELSFGTWKDYAEVCGAALAKAHALSDDLGQIDYDVEPSIIAAATPRKLFIADLVRFAEEASDRLQADHQHFREDHALGAFDCIDMVYR; the protein is encoded by the coding sequence ATGGCCGAAGCGAAGAAAAAGCAGTCAACAGACAAGCCGGCGAGCGACAAGGCGGACACGAAAACCCAATCCGCCGACATCAAGCCCGCCCGCAAGGCCGGCGGCCAGCGCGACGCCTTTCGCGATCTTGCCCAGCGCATCGCCTCCGGCGAACATATCGTACCGCCCGTGCTCCTCACCGGCCAGGCGCGGCGCGAGCATGTGCGCTCCACCTTGCGGGAAGACCATGCTCAGCGCATCGAGCAGCGCAACCATGGCGCGCGGACGAAATTCGACGCGCTCGCGAAGGACTTCTTCAAGTTCTTCCGCGGCACGGCGCTTCTCTTCTACCGCGATCTGGTGGGCCAGGATTCCAACATGCCCTCCGTCATGGCGCTCGGCGACGTGCATCCGGAAAATTTTGGCATCATGCCGGACGAAAACGGCGCGCCCATCTTCGGCGTCAACGATTTCGACGAGACGATCTACGCCCCCTTCACCTTCGACATCAAACGCGGCGCCGTCGGCTTCTGGATCGCCGCGCGCGAGGAAGGCGGCCTCACCCGCAAGAAGCGGCGCAAGGTCGTCAAGAAATTCGTCAAAGGCTACCTCAAGGCGATGGAGGCCTATGCCGAGCACGCGACGGAGAAGAACGACGATTACCGCATGGACAATTCGCCGAAAGTCATCCGCCGCCTCTTCAAGGAAGCCTGGGAAGACCGCCACGACTGGCTGTGGGACGATTATCTCAAAGGCTCCGGCCGCGGCTTCAAGGCGAGCGACGAGCTGCAGCCGATCTCCAAAGAGGTGGCAAAATTCCAGAAGGCGGTCGACGATCTGGCGAAATCGAACGGGATCGACGCGCCCGACCGCGCCGGCGAACTCAAGGTCAAGGATGTGTGCGTGCGCCACGGCCAGGGCACGGCCTCGCTCGGGCTGCCCCGCTATTACGTCCTCATCGAAGGCCCGTCGAAGAACGCCACCGACGACATCATCATCGAGTTCAAGCGCGCCCGCCGCTCCGCCCTCGACGGGCTCGCCCCGCCCTCCGAATTCGATGCCGGCGCCAAGGCCGACCGCATCGCCCACGGCCAGGCCGTGCAGCTCGCCCATGGCGACATCTTTTACGGCGCCGTCGAAATCGACGGCGAGAGCTTCATGAGCCGCGAGCGCGCCCCCTTCCGCGACGACATCGACCTCGACGAATTGAGTTTCGGCACCTGGAAGGACTACGCCGAAGTCTGCGGCGCAGCACTCGCCAAGGCGCATGCGCTCTCAGACGATCTCGGCCAGATCGATTACGACGTCGAACCCTCGATCATCGCCGCTGCCACACCGCGAAAACTCTTCATCGCCGATCTCGTGCGCTTCGCCGAAGAAGCCTCCGACCGCCTCCAGGCCGACCACCAGCATTTCCGCGAAGACCACGCGCTCGGCGCCTTCGACTGCATCGACATGGTCTATCGGTAA
- a CDS encoding metallophosphoesterase: MIIAQISDIHAAPDNDNMTRFARALSWLDGLDLDALVMSGDLIEDGSSEEYREIAARLGALRCPVLLLPGNSDDRSAMRAVFSDRPGSVARGDAMHFVAEIGGVRLVGIDTTLNDTSAGDVAPHLTWVEEVLDAPGADASLVFSHHHLFASGIAPMDAVMAQGASEFGDLLRRRPHRPLAISSGHVHRPMSSLLGGVPAHICGSICPANPLWFGGPDVPVVHEPPMIMVHRLVGRDLVNHHIAV; this comes from the coding sequence ATGATCATAGCGCAGATCTCCGACATCCATGCAGCGCCGGACAATGACAACATGACAAGGTTCGCCCGCGCGCTGTCATGGCTTGACGGGCTCGATCTGGACGCACTCGTCATGTCGGGTGATCTCATCGAAGACGGCTCAAGCGAAGAATACAGGGAAATCGCTGCCCGCCTCGGCGCATTGCGCTGCCCCGTCCTGCTCCTGCCCGGCAACTCGGATGACCGCAGCGCCATGCGTGCCGTGTTTTCGGACCGTCCCGGTTCTGTTGCGCGCGGCGATGCCATGCACTTTGTGGCCGAGATCGGTGGTGTGCGGCTCGTCGGCATCGATACGACATTGAACGACACCTCCGCGGGTGACGTCGCCCCACACCTCACCTGGGTCGAAGAGGTGTTGGACGCGCCGGGGGCCGATGCATCGCTCGTCTTTTCGCATCATCACCTCTTTGCCAGCGGCATCGCACCGATGGACGCGGTCATGGCGCAAGGAGCAAGCGAGTTCGGCGACCTGCTTCGGCGACGGCCGCACCGGCCGCTCGCCATATCGTCCGGCCACGTTCACCGGCCTATGTCCAGCCTTCTCGGCGGAGTTCCCGCGCATATCTGCGGCTCGATCTGCCCCGCCAATCCGCTCTGGTTCGGCGGACCGGATGTGCCCGTCGTCCACGAACCTCCGATGATCATGGTTCACCGCCTCGTCGGCCGTGACCTGGTCAACCATCACATCGCCGTCTGA
- a CDS encoding NmrA/HSCARG family protein: MTILVTAATGRVGRHLVRELVERGAKVRVLTRDPAKADFDDRVEVVKGDLLDIDALRAAFSGVTSFFLLNAVTGDEFTQAIIALNIAREAGVDRVVYLSVFDADRAVNVPHFAVKYGAERMLETMGFDATILRPTYFIDNEVMVRDVILQHGVYPMPIGSKGVAMVDTRDIAGAAAIELMRREEASGPLPMKTINLVGPDTLTGANIAQIWTEVLGRPVVYGGDDPSGFEANMAATMPKWAAYEMRLMAERYVSDGMIPDEGDRERLVALLGRPLHSYREAAVALAA, from the coding sequence ATGACCATTCTCGTCACCGCAGCCACCGGCCGTGTCGGCCGGCATCTCGTTCGTGAACTCGTCGAGCGCGGCGCGAAAGTTCGCGTCCTCACCCGCGATCCCGCCAAGGCCGATTTCGACGACCGCGTCGAGGTCGTGAAGGGCGATCTTCTCGACATTGACGCCCTGCGCGCCGCCTTCTCTGGCGTCACGTCGTTCTTTCTGCTGAATGCGGTCACCGGGGACGAGTTCACGCAAGCCATCATCGCGCTGAACATCGCCCGCGAGGCCGGTGTCGATCGTGTCGTCTACCTTTCGGTGTTCGACGCCGATCGTGCCGTCAACGTTCCTCATTTCGCCGTGAAGTACGGCGCCGAGCGGATGCTCGAAACGATGGGCTTCGACGCCACGATCCTGCGGCCGACCTACTTCATCGACAACGAAGTCATGGTGCGGGACGTCATCCTTCAGCACGGCGTCTACCCGATGCCGATCGGCAGCAAGGGCGTTGCCATGGTGGACACCCGCGATATCGCCGGGGCCGCCGCCATCGAACTCATGCGCCGCGAGGAGGCATCCGGTCCGTTGCCGATGAAGACCATCAACCTGGTCGGCCCGGACACGTTGACGGGCGCGAACATCGCCCAGATTTGGACCGAGGTGCTCGGACGACCTGTTGTCTATGGCGGGGATGATCCGAGTGGCTTCGAAGCGAACATGGCGGCCACCATGCCGAAGTGGGCCGCCTACGAAATGCGTCTGATGGCCGAGCGCTACGTCAGCGACGGCATGATCCCGGACGAAGGCGACCGCGAGCGTCTTGTCGCCCTTCTCGGTCGCCCGCTTCATTCGTACCGCGAGGCTGCGGTTGCCCTCGCGGCATAG
- a CDS encoding tetratricopeptide repeat protein has protein sequence MDDPATPPPQIEFVQAAPAAELDEALHQRIVAFSRRGDEFAEAGRFASALTAYDEAVALLPEPKSEWSAWTWLQAARGDAFFLEGDWPACRDAFRKAVAGPDGLGNPFIHLRLGECALELGDEDRAKDDLMRAYMGGGSEIFEDDDPKYLAFLRRFADID, from the coding sequence ATGGACGACCCCGCCACACCCCCGCCTCAGATCGAGTTCGTGCAAGCGGCCCCCGCGGCCGAACTCGATGAGGCCCTGCATCAGCGGATTGTCGCGTTCTCCCGGCGCGGTGACGAATTCGCCGAGGCCGGTCGCTTCGCATCCGCTCTCACCGCATACGACGAAGCGGTCGCCCTTCTGCCCGAACCGAAGAGCGAATGGTCGGCATGGACCTGGTTGCAGGCGGCGCGCGGAGACGCCTTCTTCCTCGAAGGTGACTGGCCGGCGTGCCGGGACGCGTTTCGCAAGGCCGTTGCCGGCCCCGACGGGCTCGGCAATCCTTTCATCCATCTCCGCCTGGGCGAATGCGCGCTCGAGCTCGGAGACGAGGATCGAGCCAAGGACGACCTGATGCGCGCCTATATGGGCGGCGGTTCTGAGATCTTCGAAGACGACGACCCCAAATATCTCGCATTTCTGAGGCGCTTTGCCGACATCGACTGA
- a CDS encoding DUF2268 domain-containing protein: MMRYSAGMSSLTLHVLDARGTLADIRAWLCDALTATHEKAAALMPLRPLDVVVQSGRWVIHEKGHVGRSPKPGVIFVTVDPGNPALLPNADMSLERMFAHELHHAARWDGPGYGSSLGEALVSEGLAGHFVQELFGGPPEPWERLPDDDIRPHSARVADEWDRKDYNHEAWFYGRGDLPRWLGYSVGFRLIEKFLQDHPSSRAATLAETSAQEFRPTLKLL, encoded by the coding sequence ATGATGCGCTATTCTGCTGGCATGTCCTCGCTCACACTCCATGTCCTCGATGCGCGCGGCACCCTCGCGGACATCCGCGCCTGGCTTTGCGACGCACTCACGGCCACGCACGAAAAGGCGGCGGCCCTCATGCCGCTCCGGCCCCTGGATGTCGTGGTGCAAAGCGGGAGATGGGTCATCCACGAGAAGGGACATGTCGGTCGCTCGCCCAAGCCTGGCGTCATTTTCGTCACCGTCGATCCCGGCAATCCAGCCCTCCTCCCCAACGCGGACATGTCTCTGGAGCGCATGTTCGCCCACGAGCTTCATCACGCCGCGCGTTGGGACGGACCCGGCTATGGCTCGTCATTGGGCGAGGCGCTGGTCTCGGAAGGACTGGCAGGCCATTTCGTTCAAGAGCTTTTCGGCGGCCCGCCGGAACCCTGGGAGAGGCTGCCAGACGATGACATCCGCCCCCATTCGGCGCGCGTGGCGGACGAATGGGACAGAAAAGACTATAACCATGAAGCCTGGTTCTATGGCCGAGGCGACCTGCCAAGATGGCTCGGCTATTCCGTCGGCTTCCGCCTCATCGAAAAATTCCTGCAAGACCACCCGTCCAGCCGCGCGGCCACCCTCGCCGAGACATCCGCGCAGGAATTTCGGCCGACACTCAAATTGCTCTGA
- a CDS encoding LysR family transcriptional regulator: MTPSEFAELRAFALVAEERNFRRAAKRLGLSPSALSRAIRSLEERLGVRLLNRTTRSVAPTEAGQGLYARIEPTLAEMDAALRETGAYQSQPKGVVRINLPSIAAKLVVMPRLGAFAAAFPGVELDLVIDNEITDIVARGFDAGVRIGGEVNRDMIAVRLTPDILTTVVGSPDYFAAHPPPKTPRDLSRHRCLSYRFAGSGALLPWRFAGAGRASETIAVENAFTTNDTDLLLAGALQGMGLAFLPEDFVAPHLERGELLRVLADYGEELPGFYLYYSNRTRMPAVLRVFIDFIKLGTDPGSKDIRGSGTAML, translated from the coding sequence ATGACGCCAAGCGAGTTTGCCGAGCTGCGCGCCTTCGCACTGGTGGCGGAAGAGCGGAATTTTCGCCGCGCCGCCAAGCGGCTCGGGCTATCGCCCTCCGCCCTCAGCCGCGCCATTCGCTCGCTGGAGGAACGACTGGGAGTCCGGCTCCTCAACCGTACGACACGCAGTGTCGCGCCGACGGAGGCGGGCCAGGGCCTCTACGCCCGCATCGAACCCACCCTTGCTGAGATGGACGCCGCCCTTCGCGAGACAGGCGCCTACCAATCGCAACCCAAGGGCGTCGTGCGGATCAATCTGCCGAGCATCGCGGCCAAGCTGGTGGTGATGCCGCGCCTCGGTGCTTTCGCTGCAGCCTTTCCGGGGGTCGAGCTCGACCTCGTGATCGACAACGAGATCACCGATATCGTGGCAAGAGGCTTCGACGCCGGCGTGCGCATCGGCGGCGAAGTGAACCGGGACATGATCGCGGTGCGCCTGACGCCGGACATCCTGACGACCGTGGTCGGCTCGCCGGACTACTTTGCTGCGCACCCACCGCCAAAGACGCCACGGGACCTTTCCCGCCACCGCTGCCTCAGCTATCGGTTTGCGGGAAGCGGCGCCCTTCTACCGTGGCGCTTCGCGGGGGCCGGCAGGGCCTCGGAAACGATCGCGGTCGAGAACGCCTTCACCACCAACGATACCGATCTCCTGCTCGCAGGAGCCCTGCAGGGAATGGGCCTCGCCTTCCTGCCCGAAGACTTCGTCGCGCCGCATCTCGAACGCGGCGAACTGCTGCGGGTCCTGGCCGATTACGGCGAGGAGCTGCCAGGCTTTTATCTTTATTATTCAAATCGAACTCGGATGCCGGCTGTGTTGCGAGTCTTCATCGACTTCATCAAACTCGGGACGGATCCGGGTTCGAAGGACATTCGCGGCAGCGGAACCGCCATGCTCTAA